ACAGCTTTTTCGTAGTCTTGTTGCAGGCCTTCACCATTTTCGTACATCCTCCCCAGGTTACATTGTGCGTTTGTATGTTCCTGTTCTGCCGCTTTTAGGAACCAATAGGCCGCCTGCTTATAGTCTTGTAGTACGCCCTGGCCACCAGCGTACAGCACCCCCAGGTTGTATTGCGCGGCTATTTCGCCCTGTTCGGCCGCTTTTTGCCACCAATAAGTAGCCTGCTTATAATCTTGCAGCATGCCCAGGCCATTGTGGTACATCAGCCCCAGGTTGTATTGTGCTTTTGTATTTCCTTGCTCGGCTGCTTTTTGGGACCAGTAGACGGCTTGCTTGTAGTCCTGTAGTACGCCCTCGCCAGTGGCGTACATCCGTCCCAAAGTGTGTTGTGCATCTGCATCTCCTTGCTCAGCCCTTTGCTGCAGCACTTGCAGCGTGTCTTGGGCGGTGCTATACAGGGGCAGC
This genomic window from Bacteroidota bacterium contains:
- a CDS encoding sel1 repeat family protein encodes the protein MYATGEGVLQDYKQAVYWSQKAAEQGNTKAQYNLGLMYHNGLGMLQDYKQATYWWQKAAEQGEIAAQYNLGVLYAGGQGVLQDYKQAAYWFLKAAEQEHTNAQCNLGRMYENGEGLQQDYEKAVYWYQKAAEQENADAQYNLGVAFNKGHGLTKDPKQAAYWIQQAYKNGSEEAAAYWKEHELWKYR